The Cervus elaphus chromosome 32, mCerEla1.1, whole genome shotgun sequence genome window below encodes:
- the LOC122687964 gene encoding cytochrome c-like, translating into MGDVEKGKKIFVEKCAQCHTVEKEGKHKTGPNLHGLFGRKTGQAAGFSYTDANKNKGITWGEEMLMEYLENPKKYIPGTKMIFAGIKKKGEREDLIAYLKKATNE; encoded by the coding sequence atgggtgatGTTGAGAAGGGCAAGAAGATTTTTGTTGAGAAGTGTGCCCAGTGCCATACTGTGGAAAAGGAAGGCAAGCACAAGACTGGGCCAAACCTCCATGGTCTGTTTGGACGAAAGACGGGTCAGGCTGCTGGATTCTCTTACACAGATGCCAACAAGAACAAAGGTATCACCTGGGGAGAGGAGATGCTGATGGagtacttggagaatcccaagaagtaCATCCCTGGAACAAAGATGATCTTTGCTGGCATtaagaagaagggagagagggaggacttGATAGCTTATCTCAAAAAAGCTACCAATGAGTAA